Proteins co-encoded in one Amaranthus tricolor cultivar Red isolate AtriRed21 chromosome 7, ASM2621246v1, whole genome shotgun sequence genomic window:
- the LOC130818201 gene encoding uncharacterized protein LOC130818201, translating into MLENPSDPQSNTLPAPIKRYAPPNQRNRGVNRRKSGDRSDRTSNLQPDGDKNLSSGLESTWSIDHFDTGSSKSIYESFRPRLIALNGCGRSEASQLLHERWKEAIRCYSDPTVDLSERPTMYTGNAGTAWGNFRVPHQFIHGPPMDFLAELQHVMNRSRASSMK; encoded by the exons atgtTAGAAAACCCTTCAGATCCCCAATCCAATACTCTTCCTGCTCCAATCAAGCGTTATGCACCTCCCAATCAGAG AAATCGTGGTGTCAATCGCCGCAAATCTGGAG aTCGATCAGATAGAACAAGCAATCTCCAGCCTGATGGGGATAAGAATTTGAGTTCTGGTTTGGAGAGCACTTGGAGTATAGATCATTTTGACACAGGGAGCAGCAAAAGCATATATGAGAGTTTTCGTCCACGATTGATAGCCCTAAATGGTTGTGGTAGAAGTGAAGCTTCTCAGCTTTTGCATGAAC GTTGGAAAGAAGCTATTCGGTGCTACAGTGATCCCACAGTAGATTTATCAG AAAGACCAACCATGTACACAGGAAATGCTGGAACAGCATGGGGAAACTTTAGAGTTCCGCATCAG TTTATACATGGCCCGCCAATGGATTTCTTGGCAGAACTTCAACATGTTATGAACAGAAGTCGTGCAAGCTCGATGAAATAA